CTGGCCAAAATAAAGATTAAACGGGCAAGATTTTATATAAATGGTTACAACCTGTTTTCTATTGATAATATGAGCCAATATAACGTTGACCCTGAAGTTGCAGACGATAATGGTCTTCAGTTTCCTCAGAGTAAAGTGGTTAACGTAGGTCTTAATTTAACTTTTTAATAACATGATGAAGAAGATATATACAGTATTCACCTTTACTGCCCTTTTATTTATGGGGGCTTGTAAAAAAGACAGTGCATTTTTAGATGTACCTCCTAAACAGATTATTCCCGAAGAAGTTGCGTTCTCGGATCCGGCTTTAGCGCTTTCTGTTTTAGGAGATTTGTATAACCGGCAGCTGGATTTTTCAAGTTTGGACGGGGATGGCTGGCGGTCATTCGTTGATTTTAGTGAAGCTTTTCCTTCCGAAAATGGAAGTTATAATATTGTTCAGCGCACAGGCTGGGGGTATGGAGAATGGGGGATCTGGGATTATGGATATATCCGTGACATGAATCTTTTTATAAAGCGGGCCACTGCGGCAACCAAGCTTACCGAAGCAGATAAAGCCAGGTTCATTGCAGAAGCACGTTTTCTCAGAGCTAATTTTTATTTTGAAATGGCAAAACGTATGGGGGGAATACCTTTGATTACAGAGCCAATGCAATATGATTATTCTGGTAATGTAACTAATTTACAGGTTCCAAGGTCAAAAGAATCAGAGGTTTATGATTTCGTTATCAGTGAAGCTGAAGCGATAAAAAATATATTACCAAAAGATGTGAACCAGAAATCAAGAGCATCTAAAGGGGCAGCACTGGCGATGGAAGCGCGTGCTGCCTTATATGCCGGATCTATTGCTAAATATGGTTTTAAAACTCCACAGGTTACTTTGCCGGGTGCAGAAGTGGGAATACCTGCTGGTTTGGCTGGCGGTTATTATCAAAAAGCCCTTGCAGCTGCACAAGAGATCATCAATGGGCAGGCTGGTGGTTATCAGCTGTACAAAGTTTTACCTGATCTTTCGGAGAATTTTGCGGCAGTTTTTCTGGATAAAAGCAGTGTTAATCAGGAATCAATTTTTATTGAAGATTTTAAGGTGAACTCTGCGAAGGTTCATGGTTTTACAACTAATAATCAGCCCTTTTCTATTTCTGATGAAGGCTTGGATGCCGGGCGTCTGAATCCTTCTTTAAACCTGGTACAAGCTTTTGAAAAACTGGACAATACTTATGCACCTATCGCTACAAAGGATGGACAAGGTAATCCTGTATATTACACCAATCAGCTCGATGCTTTTGCAGGTAGAGATGCCCGGTTAGCAGGAACAATTTTATTGCCTAATGGAGCTTTCAAAGGCAAGAATGTTGATGTCTGGGCTGGTTACCAGTTAGCTGATGGTAGTATTTTAACAAGTGACGATGCCAGTCATCTGGCTAAATTACCAGGAACTGACGTTGCTGTTCAGGTAGTGGGGAAAGACGGTCCGGTTAACGGACAGGAATTCAGGTCACAAACAGGATTTTATATCCGTAAATATTTAGATCCGCAGGTAGGTTCCGGAAGAAGGGGAAGACAGAGTGATGTCGCTTTTATCCGTTACCGTTATGCAGAAGTTTTATTGAATGCTGCCGAAGCTGCTTTTGAGCTGGGGATGGGTGGTATTGCCGATGGGTACATCAACCAGGTTCGCGCCAGAGCCGGCTTAACCAGAGCTATACAAGGGGTTACATTTGATCAGATTGTTCATGAGCGCCGGGTAGAACTGGTCTTTGAAGGACATACTTTATATGATATGAAAAGATGGCGTTTAGCGCATATCGTTTGGGATGGAAGTAAAATGTCGGTGAGTCAGTTGGTGAGTGATATTGGATTGTCTACTAAGAAAAATACTCAGCCTTATGGACTTTGGCCGTATAAGTACTACAATCCTGGAAATCCAAATCATGGCAAATGGCTCTTTAAAGAGGTACTGCCTACAGCAGTTACTGGAGCAAACATGTTCCAGATGGGGAATTATTATTCGACTATTGGAGATGATGTTTTATCTGCGAATCCAAAAATTGTTAAACAACCAAACCAGTAAGCCTGGCTTTTAAACAGTACAATTATGAAGTTAAAACCTATATATATCCTATTATTTTTCCTGCCGGTTTTCTCCTGTAAAAAGGATAATTACAAAGAGCTTTCCACCACTTTAAAAGGAAGGATCCTGTATAACAATGAAGAAATCGGATTGGAGTATGACCGTGTCCCTATGGAATTCTACCAAATGGGTTTTGGAAAAAAAGGTGCGATTACGGCAAGCTTTGCTCAGGATGGAAGTTATTCGGTGCTTTTTTCTGATGGTAATTATAAGGTGATTATCCCTAACGGACAAGGGCCTTTTAAATGGCATCAAAATGCAGCCGGAGTCAATGATACTTTAACATTGACGGTGAATGGAAGTCAGACGCTGGACTTGCAGGCAATCCCTTATTACCTGATCAGGAATGCCGTTTATAAAGTTTCGGGAGCTGACCTGACTGCCACATTCCGTGTGGATCAGATTATAACAGGGAATACTGCTAAAAAAATTGAGCGTGTTAATTTATACGTGAATAAAACTCAGTTTGTTTCCGGCGCAGACAATATTGCCAATTCAGAGTTATCAGGAGGAGCTATAACCGATCCCACTGCTTTAACGCTTAAAGTTAATGTTCCGGCTATTGTCCCGGTTCAGAATTATGTTTTCGCCCGTATAGGGGTAAAAATAGAAGGATTAGAAGACATGGTCTTTTCACCTCTTCAAAAAATCCAGTTGTAAAAAAGAGCTACCAGTTTTAAATACGAAATACCAATTGTAACCATAAATTAATAAGATGATGAAGAAAATTCTAACGGGAACAATGCTCTTACTATTAGGCTATTCTGCCAATGCACAGCAGGCAAAATGGACTTTAATTAAAGACAAGATTGTTTCTCCATGGGCCGAAAAGGTAAACCCAACAGCCCCTTTGCCGGAATATCCGAGGCCGCAGCTTGTGCGCAACAATAACTGGAAAAACCTGAATGGACTTTGGGAATATGCGATTATACCAAAAGACCAGCAAGAACCTGCTCAATATCAGGGCAATATTCTTGTACCATTTGCCGTAGAGTCTGCTTTATCCGGAGTCGGTAAAACGGTGGGTAAAGACAGTGTATTGTGGTATAAAAATACCATCACACTGCCTGCATCAGCGAGCAATAAAGATGTGCTGCTGCATTTTGGAGCAGTAGACTGGCAGGCAGAGATTTTTGTAAACGGCAAAAGCGCTGGTAAACATGAAGGCGGTTTTGACCCTTTTTCATTGAACATTACTTCCTTGCTTAAAAAAGGGAATAAGCAGGAAATTAAAGTACGGGTATGGGATCCGACCGATGAAGGGCCACAGCCAAGAGGAAAACAGGTGAGAAAGCCTGAAAGTATCTGGTATACACCAGTAACGGGTATCTGGCAAACGGTTTGGCTGGAAGCTGTCCCAAAATCTTATATTTTATCTACTAAACAGACACCGGATATCGATGCGCACCATATTTCGGTAAGTGCTGCGGTTCAAAATAATCAGCCAGGTGACCAATTGAAAATCAGTATATTAGATGGTAGTGTCGTCATTGCTGAAAAACAGGTAGCTGTAGATGCAACGGCAGAGATTTCAGTTGAAAATGAAAAATTATGGTCTCCGGAACATCCATTCTTATATGATCTGAAAATCACACTTCTGCGTAATGGGAAAGCCATAGATGAAATAAAAAGTTATTTCGCCATGCGTAAAATCTCTATGGAGCCGGATGCCAAAGGTATTCAACGGATGCTGCTGAACAACAAATTTGTATTTCAATATGGCCCGCTCGATCAGGGTTGGTGGCCAGATGGTTTATATACAGCACCTACAGAAGAGGCGATGGTATACGATATTGACGAACTTAAAAAAATGGGGTTCAATATGATTCGTAAGCATATTAAAGTGGAGCCCGCAAGATATTACAACTATTGTGACAAAGTTGGAATGTTGTTGTGGCAGGATATGCCAAGTGGTGATCTGGGCAATGGATGGGAAAACAATCCCGGCATACTTGACCGTGCTACAGACAAAAACAGGACTGCTGAATCTGAAGGATATTACCGTAAAGAATGGGACGCGATCATGAACAGCTTGCATAATTTCCCTTCTATTGTAGTTTGGGTACCTTTTAATGAGGCTTGGGGACAGTTTAAAACTGTTGAAATTACAGAATGGACGATGAAAAAAGATCCTTCCCGTTTGGTTAATAGTGCAAGCGGAGGTAATTTTTATATCACCGGACATATGGTTGACCTGCATAATTATCCGCATCCGGCAATGCCAAGACCAGATTTGTTTGGCCGGAGTCACATCCTTGTTTTAGGTGAGTTCGGCGGATTGGGATTACCGGTGGATGGACATACCTGGCAACAAAAAAATAACTGGGGCTATCAGTCTTTCAAAACTCCTGGTGACCTGTTTGCCAAATATGCAGCCTTCACTAAAAGGATAGAAGAATTAATACCCCTGGGCCTTTCGGCTGCGGTTTATACACAGACTACAGATGTAGAAGGTGAGGTCAATGGCTTTATGACCTACGATAGAAAGGTGATTAAAATGCCTGTAGAAGATCTAAAACGCGTTAACGATAAACTTTATTTAATACCAGCTCCTTAATAATACCAATAAAACATACATAGCATGAAACGATTATTTATCTCTTTAGCTTTAGCGGGTTTACTGTTGAAGTCTTCAGCTCAGCAGCGTATTGCTCCGGCATATCCGCTGCTTACACACGATCCTTATTTTAGTGTCTGGTCATTTACAGACGGATTAAATACCTCGGCTACCAAACATTGGACAGGTGCAAATCAATCGCTGACAGGTTTATTAAAAGTAGACGGCAAAGTTTACCGCTTTCTGGGTGGACAGGAGGAAAGCTTTCTAACGGTACTGCCTGCTTCGGATGAAAAAGCATATACGGCAAAATATGTGGAATCGGAGCCTGAGAAAGGTTGGAATCAAGCAGGTTTTGCGGAAACCAGCTGGAAAACCGGAACAGCTCCTTTCGGAGATGGCGCCGCAACCACTCAGTGGAGAACTAAAGACCTCTGGATGCGCCGGACGTTTAATTTGACGCAGACAGATTTCAAGGGTTTAAAACTTAAATTGATGAACGATGATGATGTTGAAGTTTATTTAAACGGAACCCGGATTTTTGCCTGTGAATGTTTCAATGGCAAGTTTATCTACGTGCCTGTAGACACTAAACTTTTGAAAAAGGGACAAAATCTATTGGCTGTGCATGTTAAAAATAATGTGGGTGGTCAATGGTTGGATGCAGGTCTCGTTTATGATAAACCTGTTGCGGGTAACCCAAATGTTTTACTGGCCAAACAGACTAAGGTTGGAATCACTGCCACTCAAACTTCTTATAGTTTTGACTGTGGAAATGTAAACCTGGATGTTGACTTCACCTCACCATTACTGATGAGTGATTTAAATCTATTGTCACGTCCGGTTTCTTACGTTTCTTTTAAAGTAAAAGCTAAAGACGGTAAAAAACACAATGCTGAAGTCTATTTTGGCGCAAGTACAGGCTTGGCTGTGAATACAGAGTTTCAGGAAGTGACTGCTAAACAGTATAAAGCGGGACAATTGTCTGTTTTGAAAGCAGGCACCAAAGAACAGCCAGTATTAAAAAAACAGGGTGATGATGTGCGTATCGATTGGGGTTATTTATATGTAGCTGCACCGGGTACGAGTGTGAGGCAATATGCCGGCCCTGCTGATGAAGCTTTAGCTGCATTTGCAACAGGTAAGGCTACAGGAAAGACCAGTGCAGAAGGAAAAAAATTAATACTATCTACAGAGTTGCCTTTTAATCAGGTTGGAACAGCACCAGTTGAAAAACATATTTTAATAGGATATGATGATTTGTATGCTGTACAGTATTTTGGCCAGAATTTAAGAGCCTGGTGGAATCGGAAAAATGACCAGACGATAGAAAAACAATTGGAACTTGCCAATGCTGAATATGCAGCTGTACTGAAAAAATGTACTGATTTTGATCAAAGGTTTCGTGCTGACAATGTCAAAGCAGGAGGAAAGAAATATGCTGATCTTTTAGATCTTTCTTATCGTCAGTCAATTGCTGCCCATAAACTGGTAGAGAGCCCGCAAGGGGAACTCCTTTTTCTTTCTAAAGAAAACTTCAGTAATGGATCTATCAATACAGTGGATATCACTTATCCTTCGGCACCGCTATATCTTGTTTATAATCCTGATTTACTAAAAGGGATGTTAAACGGTATCTTTTATTATAGTGAAAGCGGCAAATGGAAAAAGCCATTCCCTGCACACGATCTGGGAACTTACCCTTTAGCGAACGGACAAACTTACGGAGAAGATATGCCGGTTGAAGAAGCTGGGAATATGATTATCCTGACCGCGGCAATCGCTAAGGTAGAAGGCAATGCAGATTACGCTAAAAAACACTGGAAGACACTTTCTGTTTGGGCTGATTACTTAAGTAAAGAAGGATTTGATCCGGCTAATCAGCTTTGTACAGATGATTTTGCGGGACATATGGCGCGTAATGCAAACTTATCTGTTAAAGCAATTGTTGCTTTGGGTGGGTACGGAATGCTTGCGGATAAACTGGGAATGAAAGCTGAGGCGGTGAAATATATGACGATGGCTAAACAAATGGCGGTGAAATGGATGGAAATGGCCAATGATGGAGATCATTATGCGTTAACTTTTGATCAGAAAAATACATGGAGCCAGAAATATAACATGGTATGGGATAAAGTACTGGATATGGATATCTTCCCTAAAGACGTATTCAAAAAGGAATTTAAGTATTATCTGACCAAACAAAATGCTTTTGGTTTGCCGCTGGACAGCCGCCGCAGTTATACCAAATCGGATTGGATTATGTGGACAGCAACGCTGACGGATAACCGTGCAGACTTTGAAAAACTTATAGATCCGATATTTAAGTTTGCTACAGAAACACCAAGCAGAGTTCCATTAAGCGACTGGCATGAAACCACAGATGGTAAGCAGGTTGGCTTCCAGGCGCGAAGTGTGGTAGGAGGGTATGCGATTAAATTGCTGGATTATAAGTTACATGGTAAATAAAAGATAAATTTGGTTTGGTGGGTCTTGTCCTGATGGATTGTC
The sequence above is drawn from the Pedobacter cryoconitis genome and encodes:
- a CDS encoding RagB/SusD family nutrient uptake outer membrane protein; translated protein: MMKKIYTVFTFTALLFMGACKKDSAFLDVPPKQIIPEEVAFSDPALALSVLGDLYNRQLDFSSLDGDGWRSFVDFSEAFPSENGSYNIVQRTGWGYGEWGIWDYGYIRDMNLFIKRATAATKLTEADKARFIAEARFLRANFYFEMAKRMGGIPLITEPMQYDYSGNVTNLQVPRSKESEVYDFVISEAEAIKNILPKDVNQKSRASKGAALAMEARAALYAGSIAKYGFKTPQVTLPGAEVGIPAGLAGGYYQKALAAAQEIINGQAGGYQLYKVLPDLSENFAAVFLDKSSVNQESIFIEDFKVNSAKVHGFTTNNQPFSISDEGLDAGRLNPSLNLVQAFEKLDNTYAPIATKDGQGNPVYYTNQLDAFAGRDARLAGTILLPNGAFKGKNVDVWAGYQLADGSILTSDDASHLAKLPGTDVAVQVVGKDGPVNGQEFRSQTGFYIRKYLDPQVGSGRRGRQSDVAFIRYRYAEVLLNAAEAAFELGMGGIADGYINQVRARAGLTRAIQGVTFDQIVHERRVELVFEGHTLYDMKRWRLAHIVWDGSKMSVSQLVSDIGLSTKKNTQPYGLWPYKYYNPGNPNHGKWLFKEVLPTAVTGANMFQMGNYYSTIGDDVLSANPKIVKQPNQ
- a CDS encoding DUF3823 domain-containing protein, yielding MKLKPIYILLFFLPVFSCKKDNYKELSTTLKGRILYNNEEIGLEYDRVPMEFYQMGFGKKGAITASFAQDGSYSVLFSDGNYKVIIPNGQGPFKWHQNAAGVNDTLTLTVNGSQTLDLQAIPYYLIRNAVYKVSGADLTATFRVDQIITGNTAKKIERVNLYVNKTQFVSGADNIANSELSGGAITDPTALTLKVNVPAIVPVQNYVFARIGVKIEGLEDMVFSPLQKIQL
- a CDS encoding glycoside hydrolase family 2 protein, with the translated sequence MMKKILTGTMLLLLGYSANAQQAKWTLIKDKIVSPWAEKVNPTAPLPEYPRPQLVRNNNWKNLNGLWEYAIIPKDQQEPAQYQGNILVPFAVESALSGVGKTVGKDSVLWYKNTITLPASASNKDVLLHFGAVDWQAEIFVNGKSAGKHEGGFDPFSLNITSLLKKGNKQEIKVRVWDPTDEGPQPRGKQVRKPESIWYTPVTGIWQTVWLEAVPKSYILSTKQTPDIDAHHISVSAAVQNNQPGDQLKISILDGSVVIAEKQVAVDATAEISVENEKLWSPEHPFLYDLKITLLRNGKAIDEIKSYFAMRKISMEPDAKGIQRMLLNNKFVFQYGPLDQGWWPDGLYTAPTEEAMVYDIDELKKMGFNMIRKHIKVEPARYYNYCDKVGMLLWQDMPSGDLGNGWENNPGILDRATDKNRTAESEGYYRKEWDAIMNSLHNFPSIVVWVPFNEAWGQFKTVEITEWTMKKDPSRLVNSASGGNFYITGHMVDLHNYPHPAMPRPDLFGRSHILVLGEFGGLGLPVDGHTWQQKNNWGYQSFKTPGDLFAKYAAFTKRIEELIPLGLSAAVYTQTTDVEGEVNGFMTYDRKVIKMPVEDLKRVNDKLYLIPAP
- a CDS encoding glutaminase family protein, whose amino-acid sequence is MKRLFISLALAGLLLKSSAQQRIAPAYPLLTHDPYFSVWSFTDGLNTSATKHWTGANQSLTGLLKVDGKVYRFLGGQEESFLTVLPASDEKAYTAKYVESEPEKGWNQAGFAETSWKTGTAPFGDGAATTQWRTKDLWMRRTFNLTQTDFKGLKLKLMNDDDVEVYLNGTRIFACECFNGKFIYVPVDTKLLKKGQNLLAVHVKNNVGGQWLDAGLVYDKPVAGNPNVLLAKQTKVGITATQTSYSFDCGNVNLDVDFTSPLLMSDLNLLSRPVSYVSFKVKAKDGKKHNAEVYFGASTGLAVNTEFQEVTAKQYKAGQLSVLKAGTKEQPVLKKQGDDVRIDWGYLYVAAPGTSVRQYAGPADEALAAFATGKATGKTSAEGKKLILSTELPFNQVGTAPVEKHILIGYDDLYAVQYFGQNLRAWWNRKNDQTIEKQLELANAEYAAVLKKCTDFDQRFRADNVKAGGKKYADLLDLSYRQSIAAHKLVESPQGELLFLSKENFSNGSINTVDITYPSAPLYLVYNPDLLKGMLNGIFYYSESGKWKKPFPAHDLGTYPLANGQTYGEDMPVEEAGNMIILTAAIAKVEGNADYAKKHWKTLSVWADYLSKEGFDPANQLCTDDFAGHMARNANLSVKAIVALGGYGMLADKLGMKAEAVKYMTMAKQMAVKWMEMANDGDHYALTFDQKNTWSQKYNMVWDKVLDMDIFPKDVFKKEFKYYLTKQNAFGLPLDSRRSYTKSDWIMWTATLTDNRADFEKLIDPIFKFATETPSRVPLSDWHETTDGKQVGFQARSVVGGYAIKLLDYKLHGK